The genomic region TACAACATCAAACTCTCCTATCTTTACTGTCTTTagacagcaaaaatatttgctttccaCTCTtcacttcatttttaaacactttcttTCAGGCAACTCTCCTATCAAGTCTGTCCTGAAAACTACTGTATTACAATGTCTCCAAAGAGAGGAAACTCTGGGTTATGACAATGTTAGCATGCAGTCCTACTCCCAACTTAATATCCTTGAGGGGTTTACTTTAATATGATCTGTCAGCTAAAGGGACAAAAGTTTCATGTGGGTATGTTGAGCAGGATTCATCTCCGGCTAGTTAGGGAAAAGGGATTTGAGGTTAAAAGGAGGCTGAAGCACAggagggaaaatattttaaattgtaccATAAAGCAGACACTCTTATGCCTCTGAGGTTAGATTTGAAGATATGTTGTTAACCCCATTCCAATCCAAGACACCTAAACTAAATCACCCACATGTTTAACCATATTTCTCTCCATTTCCTTTGCataatgcagtattttaaaCAACTATTGAAATTACAACTGTCATGTTGCAAATGACAGTTGATTTTGTCAGATGAAAGGTGACTGGTTGTACATCTAGGCTCTGAAAAGCCAAGTGTGTCGGTGTTTGATCCAGCATCTCATTTGCTCTTTAATTGTATACCGATAATTCAGTCCTATGCCTAGACCTCACTTTTAACAGATGAACTCTGTCAGAGAGGGTTAAAAAACATGTCTCTAATTGAACACAACACTGACATGAAAACATAAGGTTGTAGTGGCAGAGAAATTCATCTGAGCTTAAGACTGGAGGCCTTTCTGGGGCCTTTTTCTCTGTGAGTTGACTTCAAATACAACCTCTCCCTTGctgtcacacaaacacactgggAGAAAAGGGCattgacagcaaaaaaaaaagagaccctTTTGCCAAAAAGGGAGAGAAGAGTGAGACAgatgaaaggaataaaaaaagagactgaGGTAAAAGACAGGGAGTAGCAGAGGGCTTCTCATTAGAGAATCTCTTGTAACGGAGAGGTTTTGAAATGGCAGGGGATTTATGTGAGAGCATAATCTGCCTGCACTTTGTCACTGCTGTACTACCTCCAGTGCCACTTGAGGGATGATGGTTTTACAAGAAACATTATTCATCTGGAGAGAAAACTGCATATGGACTCAGACCAAGGAAAAATCCAAGTGAAATTAGATAGAACCACCTTTGAGAGgctgacatgtttttttcttccatccacTAAGCACTATCTGAAGTCAAAACcattgcataaaaaaagaaagaactagatgacatttttttgtataCTTGAATGCAACTTAGGAATTGGACTTATGACCAGTAGAGGTTCTACTGGTTGCATTATGTGTCCAGAAGAAATAATGGTGTGAACAGGTAAACAAGTCCAAGTTTTTCTTCAATTCTTGCAATGTATTTTGATATAAGAGTATTTTAAGAATCTAAATCTACTTTAGTTATATTCAGTTCTGCATTAAGTGAAAGATATGATAAATGGATGATGGTAGATGACTTATTGTAGATGATAGGCTCTATGAATGCCTAGGCGGTGACACATCTGGCCAAGTGAGAATAAACAGAATGTGGTGTGCTTTGAGACAGACTAACACCAGAGCCTATAGCTGCTGCTTTGTAGCAGCAAAATTCTTCCCTGGCATAATAAGTTCCATTTCCAATTTTGTaccataatttatttatttatttattttttgctatttatttttctttaacatttcagATTCACATCctaaaatctggaaaaataaaaacagaaaaagcaaaattggtagagtgaaacaaaataaaataaaaggatgcCATAGGGCCCCTCACATTAtctgccaagaaaaaaaattatagcttGGAGACGCAATCATATTTCCTGTCAGAAGACTAAGCAAATTCCcaaaaatcacttaaaattTTTGGTTGTCAAAAGACCtacagattaatattttttttaccaatgcaTTGTCATTTCATTCATCCCCACTTCAGTTTCTTACAGATATATTTAAACCATGACCCATCAGGTTTTGTCTTTTGTAGCTCAGTATTTTCATGACTGGCAAGAACAAACTAAGAGTGGTGCAGAATGTCAAGCGGTTGACAGCACAATATCATGCCAAAAAAACTGGgcataaatcaacaaaaaccGTAAAGGTACAAAAGGGTGAAAAGATTAGAAAAGCATGGTTGATATAGAGTAGGGGCCTCAAAGTCTGGGGTCCTGGAACTTTTAGACGTGTCCCTGATCCAACACTCCTGCATCACCTCCTCAGTATGCAGTCATCTTCTCCAGAGTcatgctaatgacctcattatttgactcaggtgtgttgaagcagaaacacatttcaaagtTGCAGGACAAAGATCGgcagcagcttttttttcttagctaaAAACCTGGTTatgaaacaaccaaacaaaaacaagaaataaaaactggcTTAGGGACCAAATTAAGTGCAACCTGCCTGTTATCCCTCAGATGAGGGCGTTGATTATTTAAAGATGCAATCAGGCATGCAGTACATAAACCCATAATTCAAAGATTGTTGTGCTTTTGATTGTACAATCTTCTTTGTGACATATCCGAATTCAGCTAAATATACTAGCAGTACTGGTGCTTAGGAATCAATTGATGAAACAGAATTTTGTTACACTGCATAAAAAGATGACAAATTACTTGTTGTtgtataaagcattttttagacatttttctaaagCCGAAACCCTAGTTAGCAATGTGTCTGTTTTGGTATCCTTGGAGAGGGAATACTTTAGCAGGGAGCACCATCTTTTCAGCAGTGAGATGAACAAGATCCCTATAACAGATGGTTTGACGCCCACAGAGCCCAGCCTatatctgcagaaacacacagtgGCAAGTACTAAAAGATGCTCAACAGGAcctgttagatttttttcttggttgctttaaagaaaaaaactgatttgattgtttttttttttccttctagtTATCTCTAATTGAAAAAATAgtataattaattattttttgaagggTTTTGGATACATTCCTAGTTCCTTTTGCACAGTACTGTCTCCtataaattacaataataaaaattttattaggCCGAGACAGGATCAGCAGTCTGTAGTTTTATGGTTCTTGTATGTACACCTCATGATTGTACAGTATTTCACTGCATTTCAAAATCAGAGGTGACAGACCGATTCCTGCGGAGTGGGGCCTCCCTCCCACTGGGCTGCACCAAGTCTCAGATGTGGGATGCTGCcatggatggagggaggaagTAAAAAGGGGGGCAGTAATGAAATGAGGAGGAAAagacagaaggaggaggaaatggagagagacagacaggcaggGAGCAGAGTGGGGAGCATGTCAAGCTGCCTGGAGGGAGGTGTGATTCCTCCATGCAGAAATGTAGTCACCTCAAACGGTGTTTTAATGAGGCTGCGCAAGGAGGATAAAAACTAATTATGACAGTGATGTATTGGTCTGCCACACAACTTCTTGCACAGTTCcctaaaaacaaagcagcttaGGCAGAACAGAGAggattacacacacacacacaaaaactggTTATAGGAGCAAAGTCATTATATTTTGCCCTAGATTGTAAAATCTAATGTAAAATGATATACTGCATATGCCCCCAAGCCCCTGCAGGTCCTTGCTGCACACTGCACGTCAGCTTGCAGAAATAAAGCCATTCCACTCATATcctgtttacaaaaaaaaaaatagttaagaggataaaacagttttaaaaccacAGTTAGCAATAGTTGTAATGCAACAAGCCCTGAAATACTAATACGGAagtagtttttatgtttgttctaGGTGATCTAAAaaattttataacaaaattgGTGATAACCAATATGAATATTGCCATTACAGCCAAcgatttattgattgatgactAGTTAGATAGATACATACCCATTTAGTACAGTGAAAAATAATGACCACACCCCTGACATTGCTTCTCTGCTTTAAACACCTCAAAGCCTCCACTGCATCACTGCAGTTTCCCACTCCCGAAACACATACAGAAACAActacaaaatggaaataaacattgGTTATTAACATCAGCCCAGTTTTACTAATTGAGCCGATCTGCCAGTGCCTACACGATACATTGTTGGTATCAATGTATCGTGCGTCCtactttattctattttcttaaatatgtcTTGgtaagcattttttatttgggAATATATCCATGTAAAGTGTGTGTAGGTGTATAAGCTAAAATGATAATGTATTtggtcaaaaagtaaaacatttttgggggTTTAAATCAGATCTGTACTTGTTTATTAGCAGCTAATATGTAAATGCAAGATTGACAAGCGAAACAGAGTGACATGCACTGTGACCAAACTCTTGCTCTCACAATTAGAAGTCTTCAGTCTTAATGAGTTTAGCTCCATAACTGTACAGTTAAAGATCAACATGTAACTCATTTAATGTGGTTATGTCATGACTTCGTTTCCCTTTAAAccaaaaaatcaaataaatgtgaaactcCATTCCTCTTCTGCCTCACAGAAACCCAGTCAGAGCTGCTTCATACGTGTTAGGAGGGCAGCTGGGAAATAAAAAAGGTGCAGAGGTGCTGAAACTATAAGAGCATAGAAGTTCTGGCTGGAAATTACAAATGTGACTCATTCAACTTCATCTTGGATCCAAAAAATGTTCacgaaaataaaaatatgttgctaTCCAACATCCAAACATGGATTCCTATCTATTATCATTTTCTCAATTCTTAGCTAAAACAAATCTATATATTCTTTTTCACATATTGATAAAGAAGATTAGTTAAGATTTGGAATGTGCTTTCTGGTAGCTCAATGTTATTTATAGACTGTTTGTGGACCTTTTAAAAGTTTGTCAAAGATATTCAAAACACTCATAAGAACAAAATTGCTTGGTCTAAATTGCTCGGTTTAGATGTGATAGACATTTGTTATAATCTGacaatattgtgaaaatgtgagTCTTTAATAAAGGTTATTTAAGGAGGCCGTGATggttttgaaaattgaaaatatgaTCCTTCACCCAGGGCATCCATACCTTCAGAGAGCTGTAATGTTTAGAAGAAACAATTGTATTGCAGTTGTTTAATGCCAGTGGAACTGAAATCTGAATATTTCCACTGGCATTAAACACTGGCATCTCCCTCTAATGTCTTCACTGTCTGTCCTCGTCACATCCGAGCTAAATGgctatttcactgtttttaaagACACTGGATTGCTTTTGAGTCGTCTGTAgttgaaatttttatttacttgaagTAGGCCTAAAGTGATGATACAAAGAACCAACCATTAAACCATTACCATTAAAAGGTAAAATTAAGATTAATGAACACTTGAGTTTTAAAAGCACTGAAACATATGTACCATAGATGTTAGACATTTTACACTAATGTTTTCCaactcaattttgttttttgtgaaatgcattttttaatatatttttctaatattcttaaagtcttttatttattgagagTCTTATACTGGCTCTTTCATATTGGCTTAGTTGGAAGTGGGCACTTATGTGAAATTTCTCATCGCTAATTGATGCCCCTTGCATGTTGTGTGGGTGCAGCCTTGCTTGAAATAGTATGTTGTTGGGTCAGCACAGCCAAGTTCATCCCACATGGCTGTGGAAGATCCTGtgctactttttctttttttaagaaaaggaaCACAAGACATTGCATCAAAATTGGTAGagtataaagaaaataaagcatcTTAAATGCTTTTATAAATACACCACAAACATCAACGCCAGGAATTTtatattaaagtttaaacatACATAGAGGATAGTATAAGGATAGTAAAATGATTTGAGAGATTATATGATCTTTTATTAGCACTTATATATAGAAAATCAGTCGATATTTGTTTTTGGATTGGAGAGTTTAGGTCAACTGATGAAGATTTTTGACAACCAGCAAGTTAACcacataaaactaaaaagttTCCTTGTAGATCCTACAGTGGTTTGGTAACAGATAACTGATACACGACAGGTCGCTTCGTGACACATTTACGCACGGACACGCACTTCGTCACACATATGCCGAGTTCACGCAAACCTGTGACAGCGAGTGAAGGGCTTTATTCAGTTCGCTCCGCTGCTCAATTACAAACGGAAAAGCAATAGTGAAATGACAGGATGCTCGGAGATGACAttagttttattgtgaaagagTCTGAGAATATGAGGTAAGTTTAGCTGActgtaaagttgtttttaaacacGCTACAGTAGGAgggggataaaaaaaacatgtttgttcagaATATTTAGGAAGTTATAACGGATTTAACTTCGGTAGCTAATTTTACCGTACATCTTCAGCAGAAACcgctctaaaaaaaaaaaaaaaaaaaagaaaaaaagcagtaaataaaGAGATACTTACCCGTTAAGAGGTGGTCTCGGTCTGTTTAGGAAGTGGACTGAAACCCTCCTCGCGCCCTCTAACGTCTTCACTGTCTTCACTCCCCGTCACGGCACGTGCGGCTCCCGCAGCCACTGCGATCCAATGGGAGGAAAACATGAATCCCTCATCTAGGAACTACAGCTGAGTGGAAGCTCGGCTCATGGTAAACACTCCGTCTGGCTCCGACTGCTTGAGGAGTAGGTGGGGGGCGGATTATCATCTCTCCTCGCCTTCCTGTTGTTCCCTTCTTGCTGCACCAAACGCTGCAAGGACTATGAAATGACTGAACATGCAGGTGATTTACGTGGTTGCATACAAAGAGCAGGCAGATTAAACTACGATATTATAAATGAGCGGAAGTATGCAACCGAATAGCTTTCTTTTGgattagtttgatttaaaaaaaaaaattctccccATGTCGAAATTCAAGACTTTATCCAAAGTTCTCCAGtccattttttgtcaaatctaaaaaaatatatatatacaaaatgtaagacattaaacttgaaaaaaattGAAGGTAAAATGGACGAACAAACAGGTAAGGCTTAAAAAGTATAACTAAAGAATGTTGAACCGAAACTGAAACAGTGGACCAGTGCATGAAGGAAAGATGGAGAGAATAATAGATGAATAGATGGTTGATAAATGGAAAAAGAGATGGatcagtgaataaaaaaaaactaatggctgctggatggatggacgatAACTTGGAGGATTAGATGGACAAATAGATTGGTTGGTGGATGAAAGatgcagaaaacatggaaagatgcatcattaaaataatggatgatgaatggagtAGATGGATGGCGAAATGAATGAGTGGTGGCACAAATGAATGGGCTTAAACAGACAAATGGAAGAATAGATGAAGGGATAGATGGTGGAATAAATGGAAGTACAGATGAGCGGGTGGACCAATATGAACTTATATAAGTAGTTTTTCCGCACTATTTAAAGCAATGCCAAGTTGTTCAGCCTACGCGTGAATCCCATAAAGCTACAATTAAGgttaaatgcatgtttttcagGGGTCTTCTTAggaaaatttatatttcataagGAGCTATCCAGACTAATCCATAATTCAGAAACGTCTGACAGGGGGCTCAGGGGAGGGTGGGCCAAAGGCTGGAAGGGGCACTCTGGGGACCCACGGTCACACCATCAGACTGTGACGAAAACAAAACGTCCTCTGACCAAAAGACGAGGAGCTTGTTGCCAGGCAAGCCTGACTGAGGAGCGGCAACCACCAACGGGGAGGCGGATCGGAGCTACGCTGCTCTCGACAGCTCCGAAGACACATCCCGCAAGTTTCGACACAAAGTTGTGGTAAAAATCAGACAGAATTATGACAAACTGAacttatttattgaacaaaataattcaaacccaacaaaaaaacaaaaacaaaacttcaaacaGTGACTTTCTCAGGCTCTCTGAACAAAAACGTCTCAACACAATGGTGCCTCCGCAACTCGAGGTCAACGTCCAGAAACTATtagataagaaagaaaaactgatgtaCACCACATGCTAATGTGCATCTATATTAAGctctgtttaaaatgaaacttaaaacCACATCCAGTGTATTCACTTATTAAATGTCTAAAATCCTTTACACAAGACATGCAATCAAACCcccctcaaaaaaaaacaaaaaaacatatctgaaCTGTGAGTAACCCAACTAGTGGAAAACAGGCTGTAACAAGTTTTGAAAAACTgtccttttctcctttttatccTAACATTAGTTGATTAATGAGTCAAAGCAAAGTGAATTGATGCTGTGACTGTCTTTGACTGCGAACTTCTGGAGGCACATGACGAACATTTACAACTAATGACCAAAACAACAATTCTTAATGGTGATGAGGTGCGAGGCCAAGGCTGCCTTTCATTTACCACAGTGACACCCAGTGAAATAAAAAGGGAGCGCAAAATGCCAGAGTGCTTAAAATTTATGATCGTGCCCTTATGCTGTAGGAAAGTTAATAAAGATCTTAATCAGAGCAGCATTAgacctgacaaaaaaaaaaaaatccactgtaGAGAACAGATTGTAACAATGTACAAATATACAAATGCTTTCCTTCCTATGTACAGAGAGCCCTTAAAACAGACTGGACAAAAccaatgaaatagaaaaaaattaattaaacttaatatataaataaacagaaaaagtgaGATTAAAAGCctttccatttgttttgttttgcttgggactgtaaaaaagaaaaaaaaaaagtgatccCATGTTTTGGCTGGTATACCAAAACGTGCTCTTCTCATCGTTTATAAAAGTCTCTGTGATCTGTGTGATTTAAAAGCAGCCGACCACAGGTCAACCTCACCGATTTTGGTTCAAGTGACTTGGAGCGGAGTGGTTCGGTTTACGTTGAAAGCTCAAGAAGTCTGGTGTTAAAACGGCTCTGAAAAAACATTGACGGGAGAGACGAGGGCGTTCTGAAAACAATCTGGGGAGTCTGGATGCTTTCAGACGTCCAGAATGCCAAGATGTCCACATCTTGACTTGTTGAAGCTACTGCAGTTTGCGTCTGGAAAAGATGAAAGAGCACAAGGAAATGAGCCATTTCTTAAAACTAGTAACACtttaagcctttatttctgttaattattatGACTATAATTACAGGATAATGAAAACTCAAGTCATTTTTTCTGGTAATTTATtgtattagtaaaaaaaaaacaaaataactgatgACCTGCTACATAAATGCAGTGTGAAATTCAGagaataatttttattcaattcCATCCAAGGATAAAGTCTTTGGTTAGTTGTGGAAAAAAGGAGTTTTTGTCAAAGATGTAAGAACCCCGAAAAAAATACATTCCTCAATTCCTCCATATTGTACTGAAATACATAAATTTATGTCAAATGTTGAGGTTCAATAATCCTTTTCGTAGACGCATTGcttacaaaaacatgcagatgtAGCTTTACCTTGCAGAAAGCTCAGTAGCTTTCAACTACAGCACAGTCAACATAGTCTGGACTCCACAATCCACAAAGCTCTAAAAACAAGGCTTAGGATCAGAAAACAGCCAGGACAAGTACTTGCTTAAAAATTCCTATGCACAACAGCAATCTCTAGTGGTGGGATTGAATattacaatcaaaacaaaagaagtggCGACttgggcagaaaaaaaatatgacaaatacaGAAGACtattttgaaaatttgttttgagcaaaaaagaaagaaaacaagtgttTCCAATAAATTGGAGTAAGATAAATAATCACCTGATTGACAGGCCGAGTCCTTTGGTCTGGGGTCCAGGGAGCTGGAGTGTACTACGTGTTGGAGGTGAGAGAGGTCAGATGTCAAGCAAACAGCAACAACACAACAAGCTCGCCTCTTAAGGAAAACTGAAGCCAGAGAAACTAAAGTCtatttcacaaacagaaactaCAGTGGAGGAAGCAATACAGGCTACATCCTACTATCTGCTGTGTTTATGCATTTACCTGGTAGGGGTAGGGATTCTGTGCGTAGCTCATCGGCATCTGTGGAACCATCACCCCGCTGAAGCTGCTGTAGGAGTACGGCTGTTCCAAGAACCAGTAAGAACAGCCTTATCAACAGTTAATGTGGAGAGGAAAGACAGCGGAAAGAGGAAAACAGTTACCTGATTGTACGGGTTGCCTCCGCTGTAGACAGGTGAGGGCTGTGTAACCCCTCCTCCCATTGGTGAGCAACACGCACAGTAGATATATTGGCTAGGACTCATCCAAGGAGTGGAACCAACCAGACGGGATGGTATGgatcctgaaaaaaaataaataaaaaaataaagtaagaaatcAGTTTCTTGTTGGCAATGATGAACCACACTGAACTTTCCCgaaaggccttttttttttttctccttttctaaGTTGTGGGCATTTCCATTACTTCCAGAGGTACCACTGTCAAGCTTACACACACTGATGATCATTGATGCAAAGCGTGAACAAGATTATTCATTTTTGCCTCCGCTAGAGTTTAAAGGCAAAGACTTAGTCCCAGAAAGTTAATGTGAAGAGAAATGAACATACGTGGACTCCGTTGCTTCATGATTGCAGGGCCTAGCTTGAGTTTCCGCCCTTTAAAACTGATCTGTTGCTGTAAAGGATAACGGATATATATGCGCATTATGCAGAAAATATGAATCCTGGTAGTTACATAAAAGGTTAATGCATAAGACATTCACTGACCTCAATGATTGACTGAATGTTGACATCTTCATTGAAATACACAAACCCGTACCTAGGAACACACAAAGCAGTCCACAGACTTAATGATGGAAAATATGAAGCGGAAAATAGCCATAAAAATCCATTCACTCATTTCAACTAATAATATACAGTAGAACATTGTGCAAATCCATTAAAGAATGGACCCAACTGAAGGTCTGCTGTTGCGTCATTCACCAATATGTTAGCAGGGATGTCTTAGTGCCAAATGATGTGACTGTGTGGTGTTGTGTTGCCACAGGGTGGCAGTATTGGCTACTGTCCTTGTAACGTCTATTTAGTGAAAGTAGAATTTGTGCTAAATGGACACAAACCTCTCTACAGAGTGGTAAATCAAGTAAAAGTGTAACATTAACACAAAAGGAAAGTTCaggctgtgtgtttgttttgggagCAGGGCTTACTTCAGGTATGCttaagaataaaactttaaaccaGTGAACACAGTAAAAGTtactttgttcatgtttttcatatctttttaaaaaaagcaaattcttAGTCTTAGTGTCTCAACTTGACACAAATTTGCATCAACTCTTCTTCAAGAACAAACTTGTGTGAACTTTAAACTGCGACTATGACAACACACCTCTAAATATACTCACCCTTTGCAAACCCCTCCACGGTACGTGATTATTTTTACTTCCTTGACATTGCCATATCTTGTAAAGAAGTCACgcatttcattttcatccaCCTAATggtttaaacaacaaaaagtaaaacataaaaaaaaaaaaatcaattgctATCAACATAATCTTTTGTTAATTAGCCTATGATCAACTGAGATTGACTGTAGAAAATTAAGACTGGATTGCAATTTCAATAGAACGAGGCTGTATGCAACAGAAACTGATGCTGCTTATGTATTAAGGCTGTAGTAGAATTAAAACGGTTTACTCTAATTTAAGTGCATGTATTTGGATAAGTAAAAGagctgttt from Xiphophorus couchianus chromosome 13, X_couchianus-1.0, whole genome shotgun sequence harbors:
- the dazl gene encoding deleted in azoospermia-like yields the protein MDFNKPRTITQTVPSLKLSNGYILPEGRLTPNALFVGGIDMKVDENEMRDFFTRYGNVKEVKIITYRGGVCKGYGFVYFNEDVNIQSIIEQQISFKGRKLKLGPAIMKQRSPRSIPSRLVGSTPWMSPSQYIYCACCSPMGGGVTQPSPVYSGGNPYNQPYSYSSFSGVMVPQMPMSYAQNPYPYQYTPAPWTPDQRTRPVNQSFVDCGVQTMLTVL